The following are encoded together in the Pedobacter steynii genome:
- a CDS encoding non-ribosomal peptide synthetase, with protein sequence MIFQNELLKSFTANGDRIAVESARGSVTYTELQHRANAITNFLIAQNVLKGSNIGVHTHRPEEIIVCMIGIMNAGCVFVPINPDLPVRRKEEVLNEVSPAYIFGGKSTDTGINTIDIDLILNQKSADQSTPIYPEFDQDDSIYIYFTSGSTGKPKGIIGRNKSLLQYLQWQINEFSIDQNCRVSQLISPYFDAFLRDVFVPLLTGGTICLPPEEEDLFTPLKMVSWLNEAGVTIVHCVPSVFQIINEGAPSATLFPSLSYIFMSGEKINPLQLAKWYATFNDRISLVNLYGATETTMVRCFYRIQPEDSSKSKISIGNPIADTQLFILDENGIPCSKYIVGDLYIASTFISKGYLNNEALNKEKFITLFKGTAKEVPAFKTGDKARFTGSGKVELLGRDDRQVKIRGIRVDLEEIEYILLRSGFLKNALVFLGNPELQDESAGQSADPEILTAFVIRNDAEADDEHWAEKLKNKLKEHLPEDLIPAKIIVVDSYPLLPNGKINYPELSALSLQKEIIAPKDEIEQRLLAIWVEILGQKEVSTIEKFHEAGGNSLSIMRLIAKIYKEFNVRVVLKDLFNNLTIQKQAVLIRSALKDESLHIATVGKRDFYPASIAQERIYYLYLSDKSGITFNLPMAWELSEEVDTERLKSAIRSLVIRHESLRTYFNMDRHRINQLIEDGSNFEITEVPVAADFSLSDFIKPFDLDNGPLFRCFLIYPENGKTILFTDAHHIICDGMSQVNLFADLLQFYNGKDLDLLPIQYKDYSVWEQQFRTSPEYLNCRKFWVDSYKGELPSLKWPVRDQPQDSSYGSNLLFYVPSSDLLPLLDQWKQEGVSVFSGLLSAYFLFLSQLYGQEDLIIGINSSGRMQSELENVVGMFAKTLPVRYEIDLDDTYLQFVGKIQAHLRELLNYQQYDYSDILSDINRDHDFQIGQLFDTMLVFQNFEHSEAADERHLFTPHVFESGAAKYPMSLFVYQNGDGFQFRMEYLTSYFTEEDILMLSEQFIQLLKLLVANSETPLKSSLNADQVDPFSKEDLDFRF encoded by the coding sequence ATGATATTTCAAAATGAATTACTGAAAAGTTTTACGGCTAACGGGGATAGAATTGCCGTAGAAAGTGCCAGAGGTTCTGTTACTTATACTGAACTACAGCATAGGGCAAATGCAATTACCAATTTCCTGATTGCGCAAAATGTATTAAAGGGTAGCAATATAGGGGTTCATACCCATCGTCCGGAAGAAATAATTGTATGTATGATTGGTATTATGAATGCCGGTTGTGTTTTTGTGCCGATCAATCCGGATTTGCCTGTCAGAAGGAAAGAAGAAGTGCTGAATGAAGTTTCTCCGGCTTATATTTTTGGAGGAAAATCAACGGATACGGGAATCAATACAATAGACATTGATCTGATTTTAAACCAGAAATCAGCAGATCAATCCACGCCAATCTATCCGGAATTTGATCAGGATGACAGCATCTATATCTATTTTACTTCCGGATCAACAGGTAAACCTAAAGGAATAATAGGTAGAAACAAGAGTCTGCTGCAATACTTACAGTGGCAAATCAATGAGTTCTCCATAGATCAAAACTGTAGAGTCAGTCAGTTAATCAGTCCATATTTTGACGCTTTTCTCCGGGATGTATTTGTTCCTCTTCTTACCGGCGGTACCATTTGCTTACCTCCCGAAGAGGAAGATTTATTTACTCCGCTAAAAATGGTTTCCTGGTTGAATGAGGCCGGCGTAACGATAGTACATTGCGTGCCAAGTGTATTCCAGATCATAAATGAGGGGGCTCCATCAGCGACCTTGTTTCCATCGCTCAGCTATATTTTTATGTCGGGCGAAAAAATCAATCCTTTGCAACTGGCTAAATGGTATGCTACGTTTAATGACCGGATCTCCCTTGTTAATCTGTATGGTGCCACTGAAACAACAATGGTTCGTTGTTTTTATAGAATCCAGCCTGAAGATTCCTCAAAATCTAAAATATCCATAGGAAACCCTATTGCGGATACACAGTTGTTTATCCTTGATGAAAATGGGATACCCTGTTCTAAATATATAGTTGGAGATTTATATATCGCTTCTACTTTTATATCGAAGGGGTATTTGAATAATGAAGCCCTGAACAAGGAGAAATTTATCACCTTATTTAAAGGAACAGCGAAAGAAGTTCCAGCCTTTAAAACAGGGGATAAAGCGAGATTTACCGGATCTGGTAAGGTTGAACTGCTCGGACGTGATGACCGGCAGGTAAAAATAAGGGGCATAAGAGTTGATCTTGAAGAAATTGAGTACATCCTTCTCCGATCCGGATTTTTAAAGAATGCATTGGTTTTTCTGGGAAATCCTGAACTGCAGGATGAATCGGCAGGCCAGTCGGCCGATCCGGAAATCCTGACTGCCTTTGTGATCAGAAATGATGCTGAAGCTGATGATGAGCACTGGGCGGAAAAACTTAAAAACAAGCTGAAAGAACATTTGCCGGAAGACCTGATTCCGGCTAAGATCATCGTGGTCGATAGTTATCCGTTGTTACCAAACGGGAAAATCAATTATCCGGAATTATCGGCGCTGTCCTTACAAAAAGAGATCATCGCTCCCAAGGATGAAATTGAGCAGCGTCTTTTAGCCATCTGGGTGGAAATTCTTGGTCAAAAAGAGGTTTCTACAATTGAGAAGTTCCATGAGGCAGGAGGGAATTCCTTATCCATTATGAGGCTGATTGCAAAAATATACAAGGAGTTCAATGTGCGGGTCGTACTAAAAGACCTCTTTAATAATTTAACCATACAAAAACAGGCGGTATTGATCCGTTCGGCGCTTAAGGATGAGTCATTGCACATTGCAACAGTTGGGAAACGGGATTTTTATCCGGCTTCTATTGCTCAGGAAAGAATTTATTACCTGTATTTATCAGACAAATCAGGAATCACATTTAATTTACCAATGGCATGGGAGCTGAGTGAAGAAGTTGACACAGAGCGGTTGAAAAGTGCCATCAGAAGTTTAGTGATCCGTCATGAAAGTTTAAGGACTTATTTTAATATGGATCGTCATCGCATCAATCAGTTGATCGAAGATGGGAGCAATTTTGAGATTACAGAAGTACCTGTAGCTGCAGATTTTTCCTTATCCGATTTCATCAAACCATTTGATTTGGACAATGGCCCTTTGTTCCGTTGTTTTCTCATCTATCCTGAAAATGGGAAGACAATATTATTTACAGACGCGCATCACATCATCTGTGATGGTATGTCGCAGGTGAATTTGTTTGCTGATCTTTTGCAGTTTTACAATGGTAAGGACCTGGATTTATTACCCATCCAGTATAAAGATTATTCGGTATGGGAACAACAATTCAGAACCAGCCCTGAGTATCTGAACTGCAGGAAATTCTGGGTTGACTCCTATAAAGGGGAGCTTCCTTCCTTGAAATGGCCGGTCCGGGATCAGCCACAGGATTCATCTTATGGTAGTAATCTTCTTTTTTATGTGCCTTCATCAGATCTGCTTCCTTTGCTGGATCAATGGAAACAAGAGGGGGTTTCTGTTTTCTCAGGTTTGTTATCTGCTTACTTTTTATTCCTGTCGCAATTGTACGGACAGGAAGACCTCATCATTGGTATCAATAGTTCAGGAAGGATGCAAAGCGAGCTTGAAAATGTAGTAGGAATGTTTGCAAAAACACTGCCTGTACGTTATGAGATTGATCTTGATGATACGTATCTGCAGTTTGTCGGAAAGATACAGGCCCATCTTAGAGAATTGCTTAACTATCAGCAGTATGACTATTCAGATATTTTAAGTGATATCAACAGGGATCATGATTTTCAGATCGGTCAGTTATTTGATACGATGCTGGTATTTCAAAATTTTGAACATAGTGAGGCTGCTGACGAGCGTCATTTATTTACTCCGCATGTTTTTGAATCAGGTGCGGCTAAGTATCCAATGAGTTTGTTTGTTTATCAGAATGGAGATGGATTTCAGTTCCGCATGGAGTACCTCACTTCTTATTTCACAGAAGAGGATATTTTAATGTTAAGCGAGCAATTTATTCAGCTTTTAAAGCTACTTGTGGCTAATTCTGAGACACCTTTAAAAAGTAGTCTGAATGCTGATCAGGTGGACCCATTCAGCAAAGAGGACCTGGATTTTCGGTTTTAA
- a CDS encoding non-ribosomal peptide synthetase gives MAGKTNLNFETIHFNKNVAARSHWNKKVPVLRHTAYFRPQHRLSHLLMNHGKYTMVIPEAIQLRLNEVANSAAAKHVVLTAALSILVQKYYSLNEAVIFTPLYRQTDEGKVIPVLLTRNDQENFNAFVNRVHQELTADFRYGHYFLNSISSSADVLPLFGQMTGLIVEGLQAAQAFDEYENALIFTYGEAGTLRIEMIAGSYHEPHFKAIAGYFVLLLEKLLNHAQIPVGLIEILEESDRQHLLYEFNKSEGLTLSSGYVPDLFSKQVRLNGSGCAVEAEGLSMTYLELDELSNQVAHYLTTEKGIQPGHLVGVLLGREYCLLPVILGVLKSGAAFIPIDIHAPAERVVGMLTDAHAQLLIMRDDFGLTLPSELQVSDLNKDWEAITSSASEASGYVVKEDSLAYVIYTSGSTGQPKGVMISHRALADYVKWADAVYVNGATSVFPLYSSIGFDLTITSIFVPLISGNTIRLYDHEESALLINHVLLDHKATVLKLTPSHLKIIRANFTAESLSESRIRTLIVGGEELESGLTAEIHELFGGRVNIFNEYGPTEATVGCMLYQYDPADGYLSVPIGSPADHMQIYTLDEHLQPVPFGAPGEIYISGSALSEGYLNNALLTAEKFIPNPFVKGSRMYKTGDLAIRVEGNKLIYKGRIDQQVQLRGFRIELEEICYALQLFAGIKEVHVSLLEVGEDQYLVAYYVADERIDERTLRSHIAELLPDYMHPSYYVKLHSFPLTSNGKLDVKLLPKPVVELEADHIAPMGAIEEQLAEIWSSVLGVDKALIGRNRSFFELGGHSIKSMYLINRINECFSIQLSMPEVFNHYTIELQSKLIDHADQVVEELIPEIEEEVYYNASAAQQRMYFQQSLNPLFTGFNICRAFYVPNEFNVEQIQHYFNQLIQRHESLRTSFLLVEGEVKQVINPPVAAVVQVLKNDSGAPLSDVLESFVRPFDLQKESLLNIGLLKDSNGKNLLIVDVHHIVADGISLNILVNDLHKIARGIVLPELKLQYRHFTSWIESRTKIRESQKLYWTKKLSGQLPRLSLPAISEQEFLDDYSAEVLRSEIDGEWYEKVKVKMMESQTTAFMFLLTSFFSLLYKVSGQTDMIVGSDATGRISSQLDHMVGTFVNILPMRIHLNPEHNIDQLLAEVRTIVLEGQEHQEFQFDQMIDLVEDSNQLSGNSIVEVHFSIAEVFSNDHDLKALSFESVEVERKLSSQYKFKVEVVDTGDRIIIAFIYNDKVYDQDTVSLLMDYYIHILKSVLLHPLQTIKDLDLESNS, from the coding sequence ATGGCCGGTAAAACAAACCTCAATTTTGAGACCATTCATTTTAATAAAAATGTAGCTGCGCGAAGTCATTGGAACAAGAAAGTTCCGGTTCTCAGGCATACTGCCTATTTCAGACCTCAGCATCGGCTGAGTCATCTGTTGATGAATCATGGGAAGTATACGATGGTTATTCCGGAAGCGATACAGCTCAGGCTAAATGAAGTTGCCAATTCCGCTGCAGCCAAACATGTTGTTTTAACTGCAGCTTTAAGCATCCTTGTGCAAAAGTATTATTCGCTCAATGAAGCAGTGATATTTACTCCGTTATATCGGCAGACAGATGAAGGAAAAGTAATTCCTGTACTCCTGACCAGAAATGATCAGGAGAACTTCAATGCATTTGTAAATCGTGTTCATCAGGAGTTAACAGCGGATTTCCGATATGGTCATTACTTTTTAAACAGCATCAGTTCCAGTGCTGATGTGTTGCCCTTGTTCGGTCAGATGACGGGTTTGATTGTGGAAGGTCTACAAGCTGCCCAGGCTTTTGATGAGTACGAGAATGCTTTGATTTTTACCTATGGGGAGGCTGGAACACTCCGTATAGAAATGATTGCCGGCTCCTATCATGAACCTCATTTTAAGGCTATTGCCGGATATTTTGTGCTGCTTTTAGAAAAACTGCTGAACCATGCGCAGATACCAGTCGGGCTGATTGAAATTTTGGAAGAATCAGACCGGCAACATCTGCTTTATGAGTTCAATAAAAGTGAGGGATTAACCCTTTCTTCCGGGTATGTTCCGGATTTATTTAGCAAACAGGTGAGGTTAAACGGATCCGGGTGTGCGGTAGAGGCTGAAGGCTTGTCTATGACCTATCTGGAGCTGGATGAGCTGTCGAACCAGGTTGCCCATTACTTAACCACAGAAAAAGGCATTCAACCCGGTCATCTGGTGGGTGTTTTACTGGGTAGAGAATACTGCCTGCTGCCGGTCATCCTGGGGGTATTGAAAAGTGGGGCTGCTTTTATTCCCATCGATATACATGCACCAGCGGAACGGGTTGTTGGCATGTTAACTGATGCCCATGCCCAGCTGTTGATCATGAGGGACGATTTTGGATTGACTTTACCATCAGAACTTCAGGTATCTGATCTGAATAAGGACTGGGAGGCCATTACCTCTTCGGCCAGTGAAGCGAGCGGATATGTTGTAAAAGAAGATAGTCTGGCTTATGTTATTTATACCTCCGGATCAACCGGGCAGCCCAAAGGGGTGATGATCAGCCATAGGGCACTGGCCGACTATGTGAAGTGGGCAGACGCGGTTTATGTTAACGGAGCCACTTCTGTATTCCCATTATATTCCTCTATTGGTTTTGACCTGACGATCACCTCAATTTTTGTACCCCTGATTTCAGGAAATACGATTCGCTTATATGATCATGAAGAAAGTGCTTTATTGATTAATCATGTTCTTTTGGACCATAAGGCCACGGTGTTGAAGTTAACACCTTCACACCTTAAAATCATCCGGGCAAATTTTACTGCTGAATCCTTATCTGAGAGCCGGATCAGGACATTGATTGTGGGTGGAGAGGAGCTGGAGTCAGGACTTACGGCAGAGATACATGAATTGTTTGGGGGTCGGGTAAATATATTTAACGAATACGGGCCTACCGAGGCCACAGTAGGTTGTATGCTGTATCAGTATGATCCGGCAGATGGGTACCTTTCTGTACCTATAGGCAGTCCTGCAGATCATATGCAAATCTATACTTTGGATGAGCATCTGCAGCCGGTTCCATTTGGTGCCCCTGGTGAAATCTATATATCAGGATCTGCGCTGAGCGAGGGTTATCTGAACAATGCATTGCTGACCGCAGAGAAGTTTATTCCTAATCCCTTTGTAAAAGGGAGCCGGATGTATAAAACCGGGGATCTGGCCATTCGTGTTGAAGGGAATAAACTGATCTATAAGGGACGTATAGATCAGCAGGTGCAATTGCGTGGTTTCCGTATAGAACTGGAAGAGATTTGTTATGCCCTGCAGCTTTTTGCCGGTATAAAGGAGGTTCATGTATCGCTTCTGGAAGTTGGGGAGGACCAATACCTGGTTGCCTATTATGTGGCTGATGAACGGATTGATGAGCGTACTTTACGGAGCCATATTGCGGAACTGTTACCCGATTATATGCATCCCTCTTACTATGTTAAACTGCATTCTTTTCCGCTGACCTCCAACGGGAAGCTGGATGTGAAGTTGTTACCAAAACCTGTTGTGGAGCTGGAAGCCGATCATATTGCTCCTATGGGGGCCATTGAGGAACAGCTGGCAGAGATCTGGTCGTCGGTACTTGGAGTAGACAAAGCGCTGATTGGCCGGAACCGCAGTTTCTTTGAATTAGGAGGGCATTCCATTAAATCTATGTATTTGATAAACAGGATAAATGAGTGCTTTTCCATTCAATTGTCCATGCCTGAGGTATTTAATCATTATACCATTGAGTTGCAATCAAAATTGATTGATCATGCAGATCAGGTGGTAGAAGAGTTGATTCCGGAAATTGAGGAAGAGGTTTATTACAATGCTTCGGCAGCACAGCAAAGAATGTATTTTCAGCAGTCATTAAATCCTTTATTTACCGGGTTTAATATATGCAGGGCTTTTTATGTTCCCAATGAGTTTAATGTGGAACAAATACAACATTATTTTAATCAGCTGATTCAAAGACACGAGAGTTTGCGAACTTCTTTCCTCCTTGTGGAAGGGGAGGTTAAGCAAGTGATCAATCCTCCTGTCGCTGCTGTGGTACAGGTGCTGAAAAATGATAGCGGCGCACCGTTATCCGATGTTCTGGAAAGCTTTGTCCGGCCATTTGATCTGCAGAAAGAATCATTGTTAAACATAGGCTTGTTGAAAGATTCCAATGGAAAGAACCTGCTGATTGTTGATGTCCATCATATTGTAGCCGATGGGATTTCCTTGAATATATTGGTTAATGACTTACATAAAATAGCCAGGGGAATAGTACTTCCGGAGCTGAAGTTACAATACCGGCATTTTACCTCCTGGATAGAAAGCCGGACGAAAATCCGGGAAAGTCAGAAACTGTACTGGACGAAAAAACTTTCCGGTCAGCTGCCACGATTATCCCTGCCTGCAATTTCTGAACAGGAGTTCTTGGATGATTATTCAGCGGAAGTACTAAGGAGTGAAATTGATGGGGAATGGTATGAAAAAGTAAAGGTGAAAATGATGGAGAGCCAGACCACTGCGTTTATGTTTTTGCTGACTTCATTCTTTTCCTTACTCTATAAAGTTTCTGGTCAGACCGACATGATTGTGGGTTCTGATGCGACAGGAAGGATATCTTCACAATTAGACCATATGGTTGGAACATTTGTCAATATACTCCCGATGCGAATCCATCTAAACCCAGAGCATAACATTGATCAGCTATTAGCAGAGGTGAGAACAATTGTTTTGGAGGGCCAGGAGCATCAGGAATTTCAATTTGATCAGATGATAGACCTGGTGGAGGATAGTAATCAGTTATCCGGTAATTCCATTGTTGAAGTTCATTTTTCTATAGCTGAGGTCTTTAGCAATGACCATGATTTGAAAGCACTCTCTTTCGAGTCAGTTGAGGTAGAAAGAAAACTATCATCTCAATACAAATTCAAGGTTGAGGTTGTGGATACCGGTGATCGGATCATCATTGCGTTCATATACAATGACAAGGTTTATGATCAGGATACAGTCTCCTTATTAATGGACTATTATATCCATATTTTGAAATCTGTATTGCTTCATCCTTTACAGACTATTAAAGACTTAGATCTCGAATCTAATTCCTAG